From Theileria orientalis strain Shintoku DNA, chromosome 4, complete genome, the proteins below share one genomic window:
- a CDS encoding uncharacterized protein (Os07g0467200 protein): MSSPLDYLNVLNFNTKRFQKFSQIVEQFPATDTPDVKVCVCRCWQSKKFPYCDGTHKILMENGDNVGPYVAILKSPKTAKNNVIRIKQLNPNTNKNFVQAPAKSSKVIVLGTLALAPVIYFIHNKLENRLNDIKSTLNKSIFKDKQII; this comes from the exons ATGTCGAGTCCATTGGACTACTTGAACGTACTTAACTTTAATACAAAGCGCTTCCAAAAATTCTCACAG ATCGTCGAACAGTTCCCTGCAACCGATACACCTGATGTCAAGGTCTGTGTTTGCCGTTGTTGGCAAAGTAAAAAGTTCCCCTACTGCGACGGAACACATAAA ATCTTAATGGAGAATGGAGATAATGTGGGCCCTTATGTggccattttaaaatcgcCAAAAACAGCAAAGAACAACgtaataagaataaagCAGCTGAATCCTAACACTAATAAGAATTTTGTTCAAGCCCCTGCTAAGTCTTCCAAGGTGATTGTGTTAG GCACTCTAGCTCTGGCACCAGTGATATACTTTATTCACAATAAACTAGAAAATAGACTAAATGATATCAAATCGACTCTAAATAAGTCCATTTTTAAGgacaaacaaataatatga
- a CDS encoding uncharacterized protein (zinc finger, DHHC-type domain containing protein): MKCINLYSKTYVCCIGNDSSTKSKNEFDLKIKNKDLISKIKSAAVRIGTLFLIICPFVIFCTTVLGWYVDTTGWTVPILSSILFLTSITSFLLSCFSNPGVIPSQKSAHLQYDLFKGHSSYPNTSYNFKDILGNNYEAGVISRDLHMNIRGKLLKIKFCTTCNIFRSPRAVHCRICNVCVHRFDHHCKWLDNCIGYNNYRFFIAFIVSTFLLLIAILILTIIRLIYIKTPPFSFITKFSNIGVNKSFITNIVFISILFLIIVSSGWFVIGLLVYHLYLIATNQTTNEQLKGVFQNFNPHNRGFFINLRDTLFRKHNIDYTSSLNTSIYNPVSEYNDYTNLSLIKHYLIKKPNNIDKDTEHFKIKNEKDHTIERSSNSVESSLSAEPSIRNSSNSFGINTSISSNFDDVGNLESSINDMINDYNRLKSDLNRARQFNQHVVNIIENDTNNNHHPVDEVDYDQKFTRKNGIDIKKSGLMCCKN, encoded by the coding sequence atGAAATGTATAAATCTTTACAGTAAAACTTATGTTTGTTGTATTGGTAATGATAGTAGCACtaagagtaaaaatgaatttgatttaaaaattaaaaacaaggaTTTGatatcaaaaattaaatctgcAGCTGTTCGTATAGGTACTCTTTTTTTGATAATTTGCCCATTTGTCATTTTTTGTACCACTGTGCTTGGTTGGTATGTTGACACCACTGGATGGACTGTGCCAATTTTGAGttcaattttgtttttgacTTCTATTACATCATTTTTACTCTCATGTTTCAGTAATCCCGGAGTCATTCCAAGTCAGAAAAGTGCACACTTACAGTATGATTTGTTTAAAGGCCACTCTAGCTACCCGAACACTTCTTACAATTTTAAGGATATTCTTGGAAATAACTATGAAGCAGGCGTCATTTCTAGGGATCTGCACATGAATATACGGGGGAAATTActgaaaattaaattttgcACGacttgtaatatatttagaAGTCCTAGGGCTGTACATTGTCGAATTTGCAATGTGTGTGTTCATAGGTTTGATCACCATTGTAAGTGGCTGGATAATTGTATCGGTTACAACAACTATAGATTTTTTATCGCATTTATTGTTTCTACATTCTTATTATTAATCGCAATACTGATATTAACGATTATAaggttaatatatataaagaCTCCTCCATTCTCATTTATCACCAAGTTTTCTAATATTGGTGTTAACAAAAGTTTCATCACCAATATAGTGTTTATTTcgatattatttttgatCATTGTATCATCTGGATGGTTTGTTATTGGCTTATTAGTTTATCACCTCTACTTAATTGCAACAAATCAAACCACTAATGAACAGCTCAAAGGTGTTTTCCAGAACTTTAATCCTCATAATAGAGgatttttcataaatttaaggGACACACTTTTTAGAAAACACAACATAGATTACACTTCTAGTTTAAACACTTCAATATACAATCCAGTTAGTGAATACAATGATTATACCAATTTATCActaataaaacattatttgattaaaaaaCCAAATAACATTGATAAGGACActgaacattttaaaattaaaaatgaaaaagatCATACTATTGAAAGATCATCTAATTCTGTAGAATCTAGTTTATCGGCAGAACCCAGTATACGAAATAGTTCCAATAGTTTTGGTATTAATactagtattagtagtaattTTGACGATGTTGGAAATTTGGAGTCATCAATAAACGATATGATAAACGATTACAACAGGTTAAAGAGTGATTTAAATAGAGCTAGACAGTTTAATCAACACGTTGTCAACATTATTGAGAATGATACCAACAATAATCATCACCCGGTTGATGAAGTTGACTACGACCAAAAATTCACCAGAAAAAATGGCAtagatattaaaaaaagtgGATTGATGTgctgtaaaaattaa
- a CDS encoding uncharacterized protein (protein of unknown function DUF1014 family protein), which produces MGKFTGVNSKAVEALERRKQQKEIENLKREEERLNKLWQDDDKINKAKEERRLEQQRKQQEKLEKKAELRKLAEREESELVSNKKPGKKPVVPKVTRAECLKNQLLQSQKESVKQDDYVNLNEDELVNKNHELINEQISNGNIDIITASGIDDVLSSLVIEGDHKSIKTTYMEFQERKMAELKEEYPNLKLSQYKDMVYKQWKKSPENPFNTG; this is translated from the exons aTGGGTAAATTTACTGGTGTTAATAGTAAGGCTGTTGAAGCCTTGGAGAGGCGTAAGCAACAAAAAGAAATtgagaatttaaaaagagaGGAGGAGAGACTAAATAAGCTTTGGCAAGACGacgataaaataaataaagcCAAAGAGGAACGTAGA CTGGAACAACAGCGTAAACAACAAGAAAAACTTGAAAAGAAGGCCGAACTGCGTAAATTAGCAGAAAGGGAGGAATCTGAGCTGGTATCGAACAAAAAGCCCGGAAAG AAACCAGTTGTGCCTAAAGTAACCAGAGCagaatgtttaaaaaatcaactCTTACAATCACAAAAGGAATCAGTAAAACAAGAT GATTACGTTAATTTGAACGAAGATGAGTTGGTTAATAAGAATCATGAATTGATAAATGAACAAATAAGCAACGGAAACATAGATATAATAACAG cCTCTGGAATCGATGATGTGTTAAGCTCATTGGTAATTGAAGGAGACcataaatcaataaaaacg ACATACATGGAGTTCCAAGAGAGGAAAATGGCAGAGCTTAAGGAGGAGTATCCCAATTTGAAGTTATCGCAATACAAAGATATGGTCTACAAACAG TGGAAGAAGTCGCCCGAGAATCCATTTAATACTggataa
- a CDS encoding uncharacterized protein (DSS1/SEM1 family protein), translating to MDQPATEATKEGENGDASNFPSHFQLFDEPDDELEEFDEIESIVNVEDPEIADWNEDWEKDGWDDEDAESDFVNKILQELENYKKSYIQQ from the exons ATGGATCAGCCTGCAACAGAAGCCACCAAGGAGGGAGAGAACGGTGATGCCTCAAACTTTCCGTCACACTTTCAGCTGTTCGACGAGCCTGACGACGAATTGGAGGAGTTTGACGAAATAG AGAGCATCGTTAACGTCGAAGATCCTGAAATTGCAGATTGGAACGAAGACTGGGAAAAGGACG GATGGGACGATGAGGATGCGGAATCTGACTTTGTCAATAAAATTCTCCAGGAGCTAGAGAACTACAAGAAGTCGTACATTCAACAATAA